A window of the Desulforapulum autotrophicum HRM2 genome harbors these coding sequences:
- a CDS encoding GTP pyrophosphokinase → MRKRQKEAILVTFLKEKEKYEKLAEYIIQFFKEDPSSPKENLHTILYRIKEKKRLIEKIDEENRDLEMGVTPITQHNFQERINDLLGIRLICLRLSDIDKIKAYLELLVEEKMLKFLRKPDHKRSFILPVDPGESIPDGLSLRYSGYSSIHFQVTLGELSDAPAELKKLQIEFQLRTILEEAWGEIDHKYRYSLSRSGVKLPEHIHTGFQNLSAYLQAASLHAEHLCRQTEAHQVVTTRKTRKKSVTRDKSIQVVLPPAFPVLMEQTFGFKPTVRTLAYLLKRLDEAGYAEEPQVVFQKVLTRERLTEFSTIFQEVVNQKPFEDKNKRNLDAINAVNFALSNEVQGNRVAVEGLKSILRKKKKRSR, encoded by the coding sequence ATGAGAAAGCGACAAAAGGAAGCAATTCTAGTCACCTTTCTTAAGGAAAAAGAAAAATATGAGAAACTTGCTGAATATATCATTCAGTTCTTCAAGGAGGACCCGTCTTCGCCCAAGGAGAATCTCCATACCATCCTGTATCGAATCAAAGAAAAAAAACGATTGATCGAAAAAATCGACGAAGAAAACAGAGATCTTGAAATGGGTGTAACACCGATAACACAGCACAATTTTCAGGAAAGAATCAACGATCTGCTTGGCATCAGGCTGATCTGTCTTCGGCTTTCAGATATTGATAAAATCAAAGCCTATCTTGAGCTGCTGGTCGAAGAAAAAATGCTGAAATTTCTTCGAAAACCAGACCACAAACGATCATTTATTTTGCCCGTGGACCCCGGTGAAAGCATTCCTGATGGGCTTTCTCTTAGATATAGCGGGTACTCTTCCATTCATTTTCAGGTGACACTTGGAGAGCTTTCAGATGCACCTGCTGAATTAAAAAAACTGCAGATTGAATTCCAATTGCGCACCATACTTGAAGAGGCCTGGGGTGAAATTGACCATAAGTACCGGTATTCCCTCAGCCGAAGCGGCGTCAAACTTCCCGAGCACATCCACACGGGTTTCCAGAACCTGAGTGCCTATCTTCAGGCGGCTTCTCTCCATGCAGAACATTTGTGCCGGCAGACAGAGGCCCATCAGGTGGTGACCACACGAAAAACAAGAAAAAAGAGTGTGACCAGGGATAAATCCATCCAGGTGGTTTTACCACCGGCCTTTCCCGTTCTCATGGAACAGACCTTTGGCTTCAAGCCAACCGTGCGAACCCTTGCCTATCTCTTGAAACGCCTTGATGAGGCCGGTTATGCCGAAGAGCCCCAGGTGGTTTTCCAGAAAGTGCTTACGCGAGAGCGTTTGACAGAATTCAGCACTATTTTTCAAGAAGTGGTCAACCAAAAGCCATTTGAGGATAAAAACAAAAGAAACCTGGATGCCATAAATGCTGTTAACTTTGCCCTGTCCAATGAGGTTCAGGGAAACCGGGTTGCCGTTGAAGGGTTAAAGTCTATTTTGAGAAAAAAGAAAAAACGTTCCAGATAA
- a CDS encoding DUF1499 domain-containing protein translates to MNSKIRGMTMGFGHFMVLGALALGLFWGCTGRYPTDLGTDNGQLKSCPGSPNCVNSQADAADKTHFIPPLAYTGATEKAYSTLVSTVQAMAGSKITEKKERYLRVTFTTNLMGFVDDVEFYFPEQSVIHVRSASRKGYSDLGVNRKRMETIRSRFEQILKQANQ, encoded by the coding sequence ATGAATTCAAAAATAAGGGGAATGACAATGGGATTCGGACATTTCATGGTACTGGGAGCCCTTGCCCTGGGCTTGTTCTGGGGGTGTACCGGGAGGTATCCAACGGATCTGGGCACAGACAATGGTCAATTAAAATCCTGCCCGGGTTCACCCAACTGCGTTAACAGTCAGGCAGATGCGGCCGACAAAACCCATTTTATCCCTCCCCTGGCCTACACGGGAGCAACAGAAAAAGCATATTCCACGCTTGTATCTACCGTCCAGGCCATGGCGGGGAGCAAGATAACAGAAAAAAAAGAACGGTACCTTCGGGTAACCTTCACCACAAACTTGATGGGGTTTGTGGATGATGTGGAGTTTTATTTCCCAGAACAATCCGTCATACATGTAAGATCTGCTTCACGAAAAGGCTACAGCGATCTTGGGGTCAACCGGAAAAGGATGGAAACCATCCGATCAAGGTTTGAACAAATCCTTAAACAGGCGAACCAGTGA
- a CDS encoding PIN domain-containing protein has product MKFLVDTDIILSLGPWGDEDLGVHPYSAACFHRLAKKYGCTLFVHPLSLETVGLRCQGDRETQIKEQMAAYDRVDDTVPLSVFEQDQVGFPKKGSVDYLENAFLAAVKTDGVDFLVTEKPSLHARAGRLGLSTRVLFLSDALGLVKDLFEITAPDRPRVEEICFSLIREQNSIFWTMASPKEQDNTFKALLARLRKEQVNAFVIRDGDKSLIAGICVVEQTLEGPAIRLFHVADPYPFSRYGALLLKAVFDRATVHGDEQIRFSAFPGHNKIAELVQSVGFKWTDPMSIQVTPLMDNNTWVLPLTPLFHGTLFPELEMQLPLFPYFGPQGNAMERVCLVNTPAPEITPGDTLLIFRTQGPCAITAMGVVKETLVATSPLGIVRFLGTRTAWSYSEIVRFCRKSPLVIKFVQVKTLGKPLGLADLKTQGVLKGRPRKIMGVNNEAKAWLKEKFKGR; this is encoded by the coding sequence ATGAAATTTTTAGTTGACACCGACATCATTCTCTCCCTTGGACCGTGGGGTGATGAGGATCTGGGCGTTCACCCCTATTCTGCGGCATGTTTTCATCGCCTTGCAAAAAAATATGGATGCACCCTCTTTGTCCACCCCTTGTCCCTTGAAACCGTGGGTCTGCGGTGTCAGGGAGACCGGGAAACGCAGATAAAAGAACAGATGGCCGCGTATGACAGGGTCGATGACACGGTCCCGCTGTCGGTTTTTGAACAGGATCAGGTGGGGTTCCCGAAAAAAGGGTCTGTCGATTATTTGGAAAACGCATTTCTGGCAGCAGTTAAAACCGATGGGGTTGATTTTCTGGTAACGGAAAAACCATCCCTGCATGCCAGGGCAGGGCGCCTGGGTCTCTCTACGCGGGTCCTGTTCCTGAGTGATGCTCTGGGGCTTGTTAAGGATCTCTTTGAAATTACGGCCCCGGACAGGCCAAGGGTTGAAGAAATTTGCTTCTCATTAATCCGTGAGCAAAACTCGATTTTCTGGACAATGGCAAGTCCAAAAGAACAAGATAACACTTTTAAGGCCCTGCTTGCACGATTGAGGAAAGAACAGGTCAATGCCTTTGTGATCCGGGATGGGGATAAATCCTTGATTGCCGGCATATGCGTAGTTGAACAGACCTTGGAAGGACCTGCCATACGCCTTTTCCATGTGGCCGATCCCTATCCCTTCAGTCGGTATGGTGCACTGCTGCTCAAGGCTGTTTTTGACAGGGCAACAGTCCATGGGGACGAACAGATCCGTTTTTCTGCGTTTCCCGGTCACAATAAAATTGCAGAATTGGTGCAATCCGTTGGGTTTAAGTGGACTGACCCGATGTCAATCCAGGTGACACCATTGATGGATAACAATACCTGGGTATTGCCGCTGACGCCCCTTTTTCATGGGACGCTTTTTCCGGAACTTGAGATGCAATTACCCCTGTTCCCATATTTTGGTCCCCAGGGCAATGCCATGGAGAGAGTCTGCCTGGTCAATACCCCTGCACCAGAAATTACCCCCGGAGACACGCTTCTGATCTTTCGTACCCAGGGACCCTGCGCCATCACAGCCATGGGGGTGGTGAAGGAAACCCTTGTTGCCACGTCTCCCCTTGGAATAGTCCGGTTTCTTGGCACAAGAACGGCCTGGAGTTATAGTGAAATCGTTCGTTTCTGCCGAAAAAGTCCCCTGGTGATTAAATTTGTCCAGGTGAAAACGTTGGGAAAGCCCCTGGGCCTTGCGGATCTAAAAACCCAGGGCGTCTTAAAGGGTCGTCCACGAAAAATTATGGGGGTAAACAACGAGGCAAAGGCGTGGCTCAAGGAAAAATTTAAAGGCCGATGA
- the pepN gene encoding aminopeptidase N: protein MEKHTIKYLKDYRQPEYWIDSIDLQFDLHEDHALVKSLMKIRRNNEIADAQTPLVFDCEALEIVSVIAEDMILCPGEYGHENNKFTLFKVPETFTLEITTRIKPQDNTALSGLYRSGGTFCTQCEAEGFRRITCFPDRPDVMTTYSCIITADKEKYPVLLSNGNLIETGDLDHGRHYAHWKDPFKKPSYLFALVAGNLVCIEDTFKTCSNRLIDLRIYVEPENKDKCGHAMTALKQAMAWDEEKFGREYDLDLYQIVAVNDFNMGAMENKGLNVFNSKYVLASTETATDIDFMGIQGVIAHEYFHNWTGNRVTLKNWFQLSLKEGLTVFRDQEFTSDMNSRAVKRIADVRKLRAGQFSEDSGPMAHPVRPESYMEMNNFYTMTVYDKGAEVIRMISLILGSERFRQGMDLYFEKFDGMAVTTEDFVATMEEASGVDLGQFRLWYSQSGTPRVKMVQTHDLQTGTLTLNFSQTTPGDKNQKEKSAMHIPVQIGLLDKDGNEINNPNCGLFHLKTKTDSLVFENVPEKCIPSIFRGFSAPVKIETDYSDTDLAFLMARDTDPFNRWDAAQQLYFREIDRLLEKTQKKEPLGGVSPHVLAAFDLALDGAHTDRALGAKILTLPDENEIGENYENIDVEGIHRVRCFLKQGIAQQVRERAMAIINECASVPASDISFAAMAKRSLKNLLIAYVGSLDTPADADFVFEKFNQADSMTDEIAALTTLSQMTTDHRTVALERFYNKWKKDPLVIDKWFSVQAVARGDHGAGEVVKLSGHPDFSLKNPNRVRSLVGAFTFQNPMGFHTPGGEGYTFVADQIIALDRSNPQISARLVSGFNHWKRYDKNRQSRMQQELKRIITIQKPSRDVYEIVSKALDGTM, encoded by the coding sequence ATGGAAAAGCATACGATAAAATACCTTAAAGACTACAGGCAACCGGAATACTGGATCGACAGCATCGATCTTCAGTTTGATCTTCATGAGGACCACGCCCTGGTAAAATCCCTGATGAAGATAAGGCGAAACAATGAAATCGCAGATGCACAGACTCCGCTTGTATTTGACTGTGAGGCCCTTGAAATTGTCTCGGTCATTGCCGAGGATATGATTCTCTGTCCTGGCGAATATGGACATGAAAACAACAAATTCACCCTTTTCAAGGTCCCGGAAACCTTTACCCTTGAAATTACCACCCGGATAAAACCCCAGGATAATACGGCCCTGTCTGGACTGTACCGGTCGGGAGGTACGTTCTGTACCCAGTGCGAAGCAGAAGGTTTTCGCAGAATCACCTGTTTCCCAGACAGGCCCGACGTCATGACAACCTATTCATGTATCATCACGGCAGACAAGGAAAAATATCCGGTCCTTCTCTCCAATGGGAACCTGATTGAAACGGGTGACCTTGACCACGGGAGGCACTACGCCCACTGGAAGGATCCTTTTAAAAAGCCCTCCTACCTCTTTGCCCTTGTGGCAGGGAATCTTGTCTGCATCGAAGACACTTTTAAAACCTGCTCCAACAGACTTATTGACCTCAGGATTTATGTGGAACCTGAAAATAAGGACAAGTGCGGCCACGCCATGACTGCCCTCAAACAAGCCATGGCCTGGGATGAGGAGAAATTCGGACGCGAATACGACCTTGACCTTTACCAGATCGTTGCGGTAAACGACTTTAACATGGGTGCCATGGAGAACAAGGGGCTTAACGTATTTAACTCAAAATATGTCCTTGCCAGTACTGAAACAGCAACAGACATCGATTTCATGGGAATCCAGGGAGTCATTGCCCATGAATATTTCCACAACTGGACCGGCAACCGGGTAACCCTTAAAAACTGGTTTCAATTGAGCCTCAAGGAGGGATTGACGGTTTTCAGAGATCAGGAGTTTACATCTGACATGAACTCCAGGGCAGTCAAGCGCATCGCCGATGTCAGAAAACTCAGGGCCGGCCAGTTTTCAGAGGATTCCGGCCCCATGGCCCATCCGGTCCGGCCTGAATCCTACATGGAGATGAACAACTTTTACACCATGACCGTATATGACAAGGGTGCTGAGGTGATCCGCATGATATCCCTCATCCTTGGATCTGAACGTTTCAGGCAGGGCATGGATCTCTACTTTGAAAAATTTGACGGCATGGCCGTCACCACTGAAGATTTTGTTGCCACCATGGAAGAGGCAAGTGGCGTGGACCTTGGACAGTTTCGCCTCTGGTACTCCCAATCTGGAACGCCAAGGGTCAAGATGGTACAGACCCACGACCTCCAGACAGGGACCCTGACCCTTAATTTTTCCCAGACCACCCCCGGAGACAAGAACCAGAAAGAAAAATCGGCCATGCACATACCCGTGCAAATCGGACTTCTGGACAAAGACGGCAATGAAATAAATAATCCAAACTGCGGTCTCTTTCATCTCAAAACCAAAACAGATTCCCTGGTATTTGAGAACGTGCCGGAAAAATGCATTCCTTCAATCTTCAGGGGGTTTTCAGCGCCGGTCAAAATTGAAACCGACTATTCAGACACAGACCTCGCCTTTTTGATGGCAAGGGATACAGACCCGTTTAACCGCTGGGATGCAGCCCAGCAACTTTACTTCAGGGAGATTGACCGCCTGCTTGAAAAAACGCAAAAAAAGGAACCCCTTGGTGGGGTGTCACCCCATGTGCTTGCGGCATTTGACCTGGCCCTTGATGGTGCCCACACGGATAGGGCACTTGGGGCAAAAATCCTCACCCTTCCCGACGAAAATGAAATCGGAGAAAATTACGAGAACATTGATGTGGAAGGTATTCACAGGGTAAGATGCTTTCTTAAACAGGGGATTGCGCAACAGGTCCGGGAAAGGGCCATGGCAATTATCAATGAATGTGCATCGGTTCCGGCGTCAGATATTTCATTTGCCGCCATGGCCAAAAGAAGCCTTAAGAATCTTTTGATCGCCTATGTGGGCAGTCTTGACACACCGGCAGATGCAGATTTTGTCTTTGAAAAGTTCAACCAGGCCGACAGCATGACCGACGAAATAGCTGCACTGACAACCCTTTCCCAGATGACGACTGACCACAGGACTGTGGCCCTTGAACGATTTTACAACAAATGGAAAAAAGATCCCCTGGTCATTGACAAGTGGTTCTCGGTTCAAGCGGTTGCAAGGGGTGACCATGGGGCTGGCGAAGTGGTCAAGCTATCCGGGCATCCTGATTTTTCCTTAAAGAACCCCAATAGGGTGAGGTCCCTTGTGGGGGCGTTTACCTTTCAAAACCCCATGGGATTCCACACGCCTGGAGGGGAAGGGTATACCTTTGTTGCCGATCAGATCATCGCCCTTGACCGATCAAATCCCCAGATATCAGCCCGGTTGGTATCGGGTTTTAACCACTGGAAAAGATATGATAAAAACAGGCAATCTCGCATGCAGCAGGAATTAAAACGTATCATTACGATTCAGAAACCTTCAAGGGACGTTTACGAAATCGTTTCAAAGGCACTGGACGGGACGATGTAA
- a CDS encoding cereblon family protein: MISIKKEWGDGVLCFRDNQIDQGVVHLALDKNKPQAASREAVLCSFCYNAVTDTDNCIAVNGSHAHIFANPHGYVYEIACYKRADGCVALPVPSVEFSWFKGYYWQVAICKTCSSHLGWFFQSNESSFFGLIQKYLIG, encoded by the coding sequence TTGATTTCAATAAAAAAAGAATGGGGGGATGGGGTGCTGTGCTTTAGAGACAACCAGATAGACCAAGGGGTTGTCCACCTGGCTCTGGACAAAAACAAACCCCAGGCAGCCAGCCGGGAGGCTGTATTATGCAGTTTTTGTTACAATGCCGTCACAGACACGGACAATTGCATTGCAGTGAATGGTTCCCACGCCCATATTTTTGCAAATCCCCACGGGTATGTCTATGAAATAGCATGTTATAAAAGAGCTGATGGGTGTGTGGCTCTACCTGTACCGTCGGTTGAATTTTCCTGGTTCAAGGGGTATTACTGGCAGGTGGCAATCTGTAAAACCTGTTCAAGCCACCTGGGGTGGTTTTTCCAGTCAAATGAGTCGTCCTTTTTTGGACTGATCCAAAAGTATCTTATTGGTTGA
- a CDS encoding response regulator transcription factor, with protein MEIVIVEDQRQLLTYYTILLTSDPDIKSVIPCTILKQAIRAFQAGRVDIFITCLGKQVATGIERIKTIKSRYPETEILVHSTKDNPDTVLQAFRAGASGYLLKGGTPVEFLEAVHVLYSGGVPLTPVIARIIIHHLHANQIIQESCLTPREIKILKLMEQGLTYKEISSSLSIGIHSVHSQVKKIHSKLKAANRREAFAKAKKKGLI; from the coding sequence ATGGAAATAGTCATTGTAGAGGATCAGCGTCAGCTTCTCACGTACTATACCATTCTTCTCACCAGTGATCCTGATATAAAATCCGTTATTCCATGTACAATCCTGAAACAGGCAATCCGTGCATTCCAGGCCGGGCGAGTCGATATCTTTATCACCTGCCTTGGAAAACAGGTGGCAACGGGCATTGAACGGATAAAAACCATTAAAAGTCGCTATCCAGAAACAGAAATTCTTGTACACTCCACAAAAGACAATCCTGATACGGTCCTCCAGGCATTCAGGGCCGGTGCCAGCGGCTACCTGCTTAAAGGCGGCACCCCGGTTGAGTTTCTCGAGGCGGTCCATGTCCTGTACAGCGGGGGGGTTCCCTTGACCCCTGTAATTGCAAGAATCATCATCCACCATCTCCACGCAAATCAGATCATCCAGGAATCATGCTTAACCCCAAGGGAAATTAAAATTCTTAAGCTCATGGAGCAGGGGCTCACATACAAAGAGATCTCTTCCTCCCTTTCAATCGGCATCCATTCGGTCCACAGCCAGGTGAAAAAAATCCATTCAAAATTAAAAGCTGCCAATCGAAGGGAAGCCTTTGCTAAGGCAAAAAAAAAGGGCCTGATTTGA
- a CDS encoding EI24 domain-containing protein, whose protein sequence is MDLFKGLLFNLRGLVLGLRTPRLLVLGMMRFLIVVGLALFFSGVILFWHQEVLNFVWTMPESGFLFFLWQAVSWLLSVFLAGVACLFSYLVAQIFFCVFLMDTMSRITERMVTGVESGPRHVSALTMVVHLLLQEIPRAFIPLAAMVVLIILGLLTPFGPVIALISSLVATTFLAWDNTDLVQARRLDPFQVRFSKFKRTLLFHMGFGLWFLIPWVNIIFLSFAPVGGTLYAIENKKNQNLADNENVSGNKFR, encoded by the coding sequence ATGGATCTGTTCAAAGGGCTGTTGTTTAATTTAAGGGGGCTTGTCCTTGGCCTTCGGACCCCCCGCCTTTTAGTGCTCGGTATGATGAGATTTTTGATTGTTGTGGGGCTTGCACTGTTTTTTTCAGGAGTGATTCTTTTCTGGCACCAGGAGGTGTTGAATTTTGTCTGGACCATGCCGGAATCGGGTTTTTTGTTTTTTTTGTGGCAGGCGGTTTCATGGCTGCTGTCCGTGTTTCTTGCCGGGGTGGCCTGCCTTTTTTCCTACCTTGTCGCTCAAATTTTCTTTTGCGTATTTTTAATGGACACCATGTCAAGAATAACGGAACGTATGGTCACCGGCGTTGAATCAGGGCCCCGGCATGTTTCGGCCTTAACAATGGTCGTTCACCTGCTTTTGCAGGAAATACCCCGGGCTTTTATTCCCCTTGCTGCCATGGTTGTTCTCATAATCCTGGGGTTGCTGACACCCTTTGGTCCAGTAATAGCGCTTATATCATCCCTTGTTGCAACCACCTTTCTTGCCTGGGACAATACCGATCTTGTCCAGGCCAGAAGGCTTGATCCGTTTCAAGTTCGGTTTTCAAAGTTCAAGCGAACCCTGCTGTTTCACATGGGGTTTGGACTCTGGTTCTTGATTCCCTGGGTAAATATCATCTTTCTTTCATTTGCTCCAGTGGGGGGAACCCTTTATGCCATTGAGAATAAAAAAAATCAGAACTTGGCGGACAACGAAAATGTATCCGGCAATAAATTTCGTTGA
- a CDS encoding aminotransferase class IV, whose protein sequence is MAIFYVDGKFVASDRAVIPVDDLAVLRGIGVCDLMRTFQGKPYFLKEHLERLEQSARAVDIVLKWRLEEIKAIVLETLDRNREMTEANIRIIVTGGSSTDFITPQGNPRLIVLVTRIPPLPPEWYQNGVKVITVNQEREVPEAKSLSYIPAALALKKAKSLQAVEALYVNRDGFVKEGTTSNLFAVLNAHLVTPEDKVLKGITRKVILSLAGKIMTVELRPIPLTELLCAQEVFITGTNKGVVPVVKIDDTTIGDGRIGEKTRQIIRALDEHTLNFQKE, encoded by the coding sequence TTGGCAATATTTTACGTTGACGGTAAGTTTGTAGCGTCTGATAGAGCGGTCATCCCGGTGGATGATCTTGCCGTTCTCAGGGGGATCGGGGTATGCGACCTCATGCGGACCTTCCAGGGAAAGCCCTATTTTCTTAAGGAGCATCTGGAACGGCTTGAACAGTCGGCCAGGGCTGTGGATATTGTTTTAAAATGGCGCCTTGAGGAAATCAAGGCCATTGTCCTTGAGACCTTGGACAGAAACAGGGAAATGACTGAGGCAAACATCAGGATCATTGTTACAGGTGGATCAAGCACAGACTTTATTACCCCCCAGGGCAACCCGAGACTCATCGTACTTGTAACCCGGATCCCACCCCTTCCCCCGGAATGGTATCAAAACGGAGTCAAGGTTATCACCGTTAATCAGGAGCGTGAAGTACCCGAAGCCAAAAGTCTCTCCTATATTCCTGCAGCCCTTGCCCTGAAAAAGGCCAAAAGCCTCCAGGCGGTCGAAGCTCTGTATGTCAACCGGGACGGCTTTGTAAAGGAGGGCACCACAAGCAATCTGTTTGCCGTTTTAAACGCACACCTTGTTACACCAGAGGACAAGGTGTTAAAGGGTATCACCCGGAAAGTGATCCTCTCCCTTGCCGGAAAAATAATGACCGTCGAGCTCAGACCCATCCCCCTGACAGAATTATTGTGTGCACAGGAAGTTTTCATCACTGGAACCAACAAAGGGGTTGTTCCGGTTGTAAAAATAGACGACACAACTATTGGGGATGGACGAATTGGAGAAAAAACCCGGCAGATCATCAGGGCGTTGGACGAGCATACCTTAAATTTTCAAAAAGAATAA
- a CDS encoding adenylate/guanylate cyclase domain-containing protein — protein sequence MKTTLPNMDKFERAVFEKRDSFSTLIDFSINLMGAKQAGLLYGTNHSNELFISPDQWDRGVIHRFKGRGITGVYLKLFGKAIIRFKGLSPVALYKQETPGIIVNNDGIIAYLLRNYRDFYDNGVKIVIVREISGGIRDGDFLNLPVLSYDGKGFNSLFDLKVNSAITTQFIVKNFIGAYVPDYGALMVDTVDPLLLQWESGEFIHDLELKCRLDCLIQAIEIASLACLRHVNGQRAVEALWRKEKALRTLAVELKKKQADIERQKNYLMAVGAVTEAMVNMEPVRIDDGVYAFVDMVGSTRIRDFYSARDFFFMTNQFREIAANLTACFACRLDNFIGDAVCLQSASVFDSEQLDYTPTIHERAVLMTLLLASFFRELDLLVQGLHPMDPHQRVQKLLRQKKRCLEFRSGVEAGPATIGPIGSMKRRMVTAIGVAVDRAARLEASGLPNKIHLSPTVMRLLNEATISPSTKLVYSIMGGFSPELDRMYEREKTLLETAGSIGFMDLYRAGFPPSQPIVTERSHVQYKEFSSERTYILDWNKRSLSQNICLGI from the coding sequence ATGAAAACAACCTTACCGAATATGGATAAATTTGAACGGGCTGTTTTTGAAAAACGAGATTCGTTTTCAACGCTTATTGATTTTTCAATCAACCTTATGGGTGCAAAGCAGGCCGGACTTCTCTACGGCACAAACCACAGCAATGAATTGTTCATCTCACCGGATCAGTGGGACCGGGGAGTTATCCATCGTTTTAAAGGCAGGGGGATAACCGGGGTTTATCTTAAATTGTTCGGCAAGGCGATCATCCGGTTCAAGGGGTTGTCACCCGTGGCGCTGTATAAACAAGAGACACCGGGAATAATCGTTAACAATGATGGAATCATTGCCTATCTTCTCCGAAACTACCGGGATTTTTATGATAACGGAGTGAAAATCGTCATTGTCAGGGAGATTTCTGGGGGTATCCGCGATGGTGATTTTTTAAACCTGCCGGTTCTCTCCTATGACGGCAAAGGATTTAATTCCCTTTTCGACCTCAAGGTGAATTCGGCCATCACCACACAGTTCATTGTGAAGAATTTCATAGGGGCCTATGTCCCTGATTATGGGGCGCTGATGGTCGATACGGTTGATCCTCTTCTTCTGCAGTGGGAATCGGGCGAGTTTATCCACGACCTTGAGCTTAAATGTCGCCTTGATTGCTTGATCCAGGCCATTGAAATAGCCTCCCTTGCCTGCCTCAGGCATGTGAATGGACAAAGGGCCGTTGAAGCCCTCTGGCGAAAGGAAAAGGCCCTGAGAACACTGGCTGTTGAGCTTAAAAAAAAGCAGGCCGATATTGAGCGGCAAAAAAACTATCTCATGGCTGTGGGTGCTGTTACAGAAGCCATGGTCAACATGGAACCGGTCAGAATCGATGATGGTGTATATGCCTTTGTGGATATGGTGGGTTCAACCAGGATAAGGGACTTTTACTCGGCCAGGGATTTTTTTTTCATGACAAATCAGTTCCGGGAGATCGCGGCCAACCTGACCGCCTGCTTTGCCTGCCGCCTTGATAATTTTATCGGTGATGCTGTCTGTCTTCAGAGTGCCTCGGTGTTTGATTCTGAACAGCTGGACTATACGCCAACGATCCATGAACGAGCGGTTCTGATGACCCTGCTTCTTGCGTCGTTTTTCAGGGAACTTGATCTGCTTGTACAGGGGCTTCACCCCATGGATCCCCATCAGCGGGTGCAAAAACTTTTAAGACAGAAAAAACGTTGTCTTGAATTTCGATCCGGCGTGGAGGCCGGACCGGCAACCATCGGGCCCATCGGAAGTATGAAAAGAAGAATGGTAACGGCCATTGGCGTAGCTGTGGACCGCGCCGCACGCCTTGAGGCAAGCGGTTTGCCAAACAAGATCCATTTGAGCCCCACGGTGATGCGGCTTTTAAATGAGGCAACTATTTCCCCATCGACAAAATTAGTTTATTCCATCATGGGAGGTTTTAGTCCTGAGCTTGATCGCATGTATGAAAGGGAAAAAACGCTTCTTGAAACCGCCGGAAGCATTGGATTCATGGATTTATACCGTGCGGGGTTTCCCCCTTCCCAGCCCATTGTAACAGAAAGAAGCCATGTGCAGTACAAGGAGTTTTCAAGCGAGCGAACCTATATTCTCGACTGGAATAAAAGATCTTTGTCCCAGAACATCTGTCTTGGCATATGA